Proteins encoded in a region of the Drosophila gunungcola strain Sukarami chromosome 3L unlocalized genomic scaffold, Dgunungcola_SK_2 000005F, whole genome shotgun sequence genome:
- the LOC128259355 gene encoding protein IWS1 homolog isoform X2, with the protein MDWQPCITAGLICLLLPSQISLSTAWSLPARHSDKLALAPAPVGQRLNEVSPYLDLALCPIRAEPWTCARQQSGRILDAWDGELHLQWQKLKVEADRQMNATIERRGYSTSELPVKEKPSTLLKKIEIGTNYMKKYLAESMDGFLGREYEYLQTPKAADDDSETDQSGNSVEDDDEADAADDASNAAEEENADDEDADGDANNEEEDEDEDDDDQEDEEDDSDSTAEQEKEPETEPQPEDEDEDVDEAVSAPESENEKENSPSVFSGPPAAQPQSGGKNPVFSEDNTSTGVEFIELDDAEENAAGALKKPGGGKRKKNKKGGKRKKNKKKGQGHDTQPATLVVVQAAPEHHEVDSGHDHGSSVISHGSSDDDDHEPSGKPMRKRKQKRRMKGKRKRKGQHGQGSTSVGEHEQSDLSLGLGLLDELADADDVFSGVGGGKRKHRNPLNYGRSNGVTRGKKKKKKKAIAKLVMIGSILKAKIELLLKILGAHLQVKFFAIALIGLLINIARFWIDVKRGSPPAKHHYEDHGDDWSEQGSYWKRSLQTDPSIEEVDSSTDSYQVRQQPQQQSQVQDPHYLAYRSQYNQWH; encoded by the exons AGGTATCACCGTATCTGGACCTGGCCTTGTGCCCCATTCGAGCGGAGCCCTGGACTTGTGCCCGCCAACAATCTGGCAGAATTCTGGACGCCTGGGACGGAGAACTTCATCTCCAGTGGCAGAAACTTAAAG TCGAGGCCGATCGGCAGATGAATGCTACGATCGAGAGACGCGGCTACAGCACCTCGGAATTGCCCGTGAAAGAGAAGCCATCGACGTTACTGAAGAAAATTGAAATCGGCACGAATTATATGAAGAAATATCTGGCCGAGTCCATGGATGG CTTCCTAGGTCGCGAATACGAGTATTTGCAGACACCGAAAGCGGCGGATGATGATAGTGAAACCGATCAGAGTGGAAATAGTGTCGAAGATGACGACGAGGCGGATGCGGCGGATGATGCCAGCAATGCGGCTGAGGAGGAAAATGCAGATGACGAGGATGCGGATGGGGATGCCAATAatgaggaggaggatgaggacgaAGACGATGATGACcaggaggacgaggaggatgACTCGGACAGCACCGCGGAGCAGGAAAAGGAACCAGAGACAGAGCCGCAGCCCGAAGACGAAGATGAGGATGTAGATGAGGCGGTCTCTGCACCAGAAAGTGAAAATGAAAAGGAAAACTCGCCAAGTGTCTTTAGTGGTCCGCCCGCTGCGCAGCCCCAAAGTGGTGGAAAAAATCCCGTCTTCAGCGAAGACAACACTTCAacag GTGTAGAATTCATTGAGCTGGATGACGCCGAGGAAAATGCGGCAGGTGCACTGAAAAAACCGGGAGGTGGTAAGCgcaaaaagaacaaaaaggGAGGCAAGCGCAAGAAGAACAAGAAGAAGGGTCAAGGTCACGATACGCAGCCAGCGACCTTGGTGGTGGTCCAAGCGGCACCAGAGCACCATGAAGTGGATTCGGGGCACGATCACGGATCCTCGGTGATTAGTCACGGAAGcagcgatgatgatgatcacGAGCCGTCGGGAAAACCCATGAGGAAACGGAAACAGAAGCGCCGCATGAAGGGCAAGCGGAAGCGCAAGGGTCAGCATGGTCAAGGGTCAACTTCAGTGGGGGAGCACGAGCAGAGCGACCTGAgtctgggactgggactgctCGACGAACTTGCGGATGCCGATGACGTCTTCTCCGGAGTCGGCGGTGGAAAGCGCAAGCACAGGAACCCACTTAATTATGGTAGAAGTAACGGAG tgACACGtggcaagaagaagaagaagaagaaggccATCGCAAAGCTTGTTATGATTGGTAGCATCCTAAAAGCCAAAATTGAACTGCTGCTGAAGATTTTGGGCGCCCATCTGCAGGTCAAGTTCTTTGCCATAGCCCTAATTGGTCTGCTGATCAATATAGCTCGATTCTGGATCGATGTTAAGCGCGGCAGTCCGCCAGCTAAG CACCACTACGAGGATCATGGGGACGACTGGAGCGAGCAGGGGAGCTACTGGAAGCGATCCCTGCAAACGGATCCCTCGATTGAGGAGGTGGACTCCTCCACGGACAGCTACCAAGTGCGCCAGCAGCCCCAACAGCAATCCCAAGTCCAGGATCCACACTATCTGGCCTATCGCAGCCAGTACAATCAGTGGCACTAG
- the LOC128259355 gene encoding high mobility group nucleosome-binding domain-containing protein 5 isoform X3, which translates to MGECREYEYLQTPKAADDDSETDQSGNSVEDDDEADAADDASNAAEEENADDEDADGDANNEEEDEDEDDDDQEDEEDDSDSTAEQEKEPETEPQPEDEDEDVDEAVSAPESENEKENSPSVFSGPPAAQPQSGGKNPVFSEDNTSTGVEFIELDDAEENAAGALKKPGGGKRKKNKKGGKRKKNKKKGQGHDTQPATLVVVQAAPEHHEVDSGHDHGSSVISHGSSDDDDHEPSGKPMRKRKQKRRMKGKRKRKGQHGQGSTSVGEHEQSDLSLGLGLLDELADADDVFSGVGGGKRKHRNPLNYGRSNGVTRGKKKKKKKAIAKLVMIGSILKAKIELLLKILGAHLQVKFFAIALIGLLINIARFWIDVKRGSPPAKVVYVEHAHHQHHYEDHGDDWSEQGSYWKRSLQTDPSIEEVDSSTDSYQVRQQPQQQSQVQDPHYLAYRSQYNQWH; encoded by the exons ATGGGTGAGT GTCGCGAATACGAGTATTTGCAGACACCGAAAGCGGCGGATGATGATAGTGAAACCGATCAGAGTGGAAATAGTGTCGAAGATGACGACGAGGCGGATGCGGCGGATGATGCCAGCAATGCGGCTGAGGAGGAAAATGCAGATGACGAGGATGCGGATGGGGATGCCAATAatgaggaggaggatgaggacgaAGACGATGATGACcaggaggacgaggaggatgACTCGGACAGCACCGCGGAGCAGGAAAAGGAACCAGAGACAGAGCCGCAGCCCGAAGACGAAGATGAGGATGTAGATGAGGCGGTCTCTGCACCAGAAAGTGAAAATGAAAAGGAAAACTCGCCAAGTGTCTTTAGTGGTCCGCCCGCTGCGCAGCCCCAAAGTGGTGGAAAAAATCCCGTCTTCAGCGAAGACAACACTTCAacag GTGTAGAATTCATTGAGCTGGATGACGCCGAGGAAAATGCGGCAGGTGCACTGAAAAAACCGGGAGGTGGTAAGCgcaaaaagaacaaaaaggGAGGCAAGCGCAAGAAGAACAAGAAGAAGGGTCAAGGTCACGATACGCAGCCAGCGACCTTGGTGGTGGTCCAAGCGGCACCAGAGCACCATGAAGTGGATTCGGGGCACGATCACGGATCCTCGGTGATTAGTCACGGAAGcagcgatgatgatgatcacGAGCCGTCGGGAAAACCCATGAGGAAACGGAAACAGAAGCGCCGCATGAAGGGCAAGCGGAAGCGCAAGGGTCAGCATGGTCAAGGGTCAACTTCAGTGGGGGAGCACGAGCAGAGCGACCTGAgtctgggactgggactgctCGACGAACTTGCGGATGCCGATGACGTCTTCTCCGGAGTCGGCGGTGGAAAGCGCAAGCACAGGAACCCACTTAATTATGGTAGAAGTAACGGAG tgACACGtggcaagaagaagaagaagaagaaggccATCGCAAAGCTTGTTATGATTGGTAGCATCCTAAAAGCCAAAATTGAACTGCTGCTGAAGATTTTGGGCGCCCATCTGCAGGTCAAGTTCTTTGCCATAGCCCTAATTGGTCTGCTGATCAATATAGCTCGATTCTGGATCGATGTTAAGCGCGGCAGTCCGCCAGCTAAG GTTGTATACGTTGAACATGCCCACCATCAGCACCACTACGAGGATCATGGGGACGACTGGAGCGAGCAGGGGAGCTACTGGAAGCGATCCCTGCAAACGGATCCCTCGATTGAGGAGGTGGACTCCTCCACGGACAGCTACCAAGTGCGCCAGCAGCCCCAACAGCAATCCCAAGTCCAGGATCCACACTATCTGGCCTATCGCAGCCAGTACAATCAGTGGCACTAG
- the LOC128259355 gene encoding ATP-dependent RNA helicase ddx54 isoform X1, with protein MDWQPCITAGLICLLLPSQISLSTAWSLPARHSDKLALAPAPVGQRLNEVSPYLDLALCPIRAEPWTCARQQSGRILDAWDGELHLQWQKLKVEADRQMNATIERRGYSTSELPVKEKPSTLLKKIEIGTNYMKKYLAESMDGFLGREYEYLQTPKAADDDSETDQSGNSVEDDDEADAADDASNAAEEENADDEDADGDANNEEEDEDEDDDDQEDEEDDSDSTAEQEKEPETEPQPEDEDEDVDEAVSAPESENEKENSPSVFSGPPAAQPQSGGKNPVFSEDNTSTGVEFIELDDAEENAAGALKKPGGGKRKKNKKGGKRKKNKKKGQGHDTQPATLVVVQAAPEHHEVDSGHDHGSSVISHGSSDDDDHEPSGKPMRKRKQKRRMKGKRKRKGQHGQGSTSVGEHEQSDLSLGLGLLDELADADDVFSGVGGGKRKHRNPLNYGRSNGVTRGKKKKKKKAIAKLVMIGSILKAKIELLLKILGAHLQVKFFAIALIGLLINIARFWIDVKRGSPPAKVVYVEHAHHQHHYEDHGDDWSEQGSYWKRSLQTDPSIEEVDSSTDSYQVRQQPQQQSQVQDPHYLAYRSQYNQWH; from the exons AGGTATCACCGTATCTGGACCTGGCCTTGTGCCCCATTCGAGCGGAGCCCTGGACTTGTGCCCGCCAACAATCTGGCAGAATTCTGGACGCCTGGGACGGAGAACTTCATCTCCAGTGGCAGAAACTTAAAG TCGAGGCCGATCGGCAGATGAATGCTACGATCGAGAGACGCGGCTACAGCACCTCGGAATTGCCCGTGAAAGAGAAGCCATCGACGTTACTGAAGAAAATTGAAATCGGCACGAATTATATGAAGAAATATCTGGCCGAGTCCATGGATGG CTTCCTAGGTCGCGAATACGAGTATTTGCAGACACCGAAAGCGGCGGATGATGATAGTGAAACCGATCAGAGTGGAAATAGTGTCGAAGATGACGACGAGGCGGATGCGGCGGATGATGCCAGCAATGCGGCTGAGGAGGAAAATGCAGATGACGAGGATGCGGATGGGGATGCCAATAatgaggaggaggatgaggacgaAGACGATGATGACcaggaggacgaggaggatgACTCGGACAGCACCGCGGAGCAGGAAAAGGAACCAGAGACAGAGCCGCAGCCCGAAGACGAAGATGAGGATGTAGATGAGGCGGTCTCTGCACCAGAAAGTGAAAATGAAAAGGAAAACTCGCCAAGTGTCTTTAGTGGTCCGCCCGCTGCGCAGCCCCAAAGTGGTGGAAAAAATCCCGTCTTCAGCGAAGACAACACTTCAacag GTGTAGAATTCATTGAGCTGGATGACGCCGAGGAAAATGCGGCAGGTGCACTGAAAAAACCGGGAGGTGGTAAGCgcaaaaagaacaaaaaggGAGGCAAGCGCAAGAAGAACAAGAAGAAGGGTCAAGGTCACGATACGCAGCCAGCGACCTTGGTGGTGGTCCAAGCGGCACCAGAGCACCATGAAGTGGATTCGGGGCACGATCACGGATCCTCGGTGATTAGTCACGGAAGcagcgatgatgatgatcacGAGCCGTCGGGAAAACCCATGAGGAAACGGAAACAGAAGCGCCGCATGAAGGGCAAGCGGAAGCGCAAGGGTCAGCATGGTCAAGGGTCAACTTCAGTGGGGGAGCACGAGCAGAGCGACCTGAgtctgggactgggactgctCGACGAACTTGCGGATGCCGATGACGTCTTCTCCGGAGTCGGCGGTGGAAAGCGCAAGCACAGGAACCCACTTAATTATGGTAGAAGTAACGGAG tgACACGtggcaagaagaagaagaagaagaaggccATCGCAAAGCTTGTTATGATTGGTAGCATCCTAAAAGCCAAAATTGAACTGCTGCTGAAGATTTTGGGCGCCCATCTGCAGGTCAAGTTCTTTGCCATAGCCCTAATTGGTCTGCTGATCAATATAGCTCGATTCTGGATCGATGTTAAGCGCGGCAGTCCGCCAGCTAAG GTTGTATACGTTGAACATGCCCACCATCAGCACCACTACGAGGATCATGGGGACGACTGGAGCGAGCAGGGGAGCTACTGGAAGCGATCCCTGCAAACGGATCCCTCGATTGAGGAGGTGGACTCCTCCACGGACAGCTACCAAGTGCGCCAGCAGCCCCAACAGCAATCCCAAGTCCAGGATCCACACTATCTGGCCTATCGCAGCCAGTACAATCAGTGGCACTAG